The Edaphobacter flagellatus sequence CAGTTGCGATAGAGCAGGTAGGCGAAGAACAGCCCGCCGAAGAACATGATTTCCGTCAGCAGGAACAGCCACATGCCGAAGGTTCCGGCCTCGCGCTGCTGCTCCTCCGTCTCAAAATGATGGCGGAGCTGCGGCAGCGAGTGGTGGTGCTCGTCTGCGTGCGTATCGTGCGTCGCTACGATCGTGTTATCCAACGGTCGTCACCTCTTGTGCAGTCTTGTGAGCGAGCCACTCGTAGTCGTATGCCTCGTAATCGATCACGGGGGTCTCGGTGAAATTCTCGGTCAGCGGCGGCGACTGGATCTGCCACTCAAGGCCGGTCGCCTGCCAGGGGTTGTTGCCCGCGATCTCGCCGTACTTCAACGACCATGCCAGATAGATCAGAGGCAGCAGGAAGCCGATGCCGAGCACCGTTGCGCCTGCGGTCGAAAGTACGTTCAGCACCTGGTACTCCGCCGGGTACGAATGATAGCGGCGCGGCATGCCCAGATAGCCGAGGATGAACTGCGGCATGAAGGTCAGGTTGAAGCCGATGAAGCTGGTTACAGCCGACAGCTTCGACAGCGACTCCGGATACATGCGACCTGTCATCTTCGGCCACCAGAAGTGGACGCCGCCCAGGAAGGCCATCAACATGCCGCCCACCATGACGTAGTGGAAGTGCGCGACGATGAAGTAGGTCTCGGTGAGGTGGATGTCCATACCGAGCGAGCCGAGGAAGACGCCCGTCAATCCGCCGATCGTGAACAGGCCGATGAAGGCCAGCGCATACAGCATCGGAGTCTCAAAGGTGATCGAGCCCTTCTGCATCGTGAACGACCAGTTGAAGACCTTGATGGCCGAAGGCACGGCGACGAGCATGGTCAGCAGTGAGAACACCAGCGCCGAATAGTTCGACACGCCCATGATGAACATGTGGTGCGCCCAGACGAAGAAGCCGAACAGCGCGATTGCCACCGAGGAGAACGCCACGGCCGAATAACCGAAGACACGCTTACGGCTGAACGTCGACATGATCTCCGAGATCACGCCCATACCCGGAAGAATCATGATGTATACGGCCGGGTGCGAGTAGAACCAGAACAGATGCTGGAAGAGCAACGGATCGCCGCCCAGCGTCGGGTCGAAGACGCCGATATGGATCGTGCGCTCCAGCACGACAAGGACCAGCGTGATCGCCAACACCGGGGTTCCGAGCACCATCAGAATTGAGGCCGCATAGTTCGACCACACAAAGAGCGGCAGGCGGAACCACGTCATGCCCGGCGCACGCATGCGGTGAATGGTGACGATAAAGTTCAGCCCGGTAAAGATCGACGAGAACCCTATGATGAAGACGCCAAGTCCGGCCGTCACCACATGTGTGTTCAGGTAGTGCGTCGAAAGCGGCGTGGTAAAGGTCCAGCCGGTATCGACGCCGCCGAGCACCAGAGCGGCCATCGTGAACGCCGCGCCAGCCATGTAGAGGTACCAGCTCAGCAGGTTGATCTTCGGGAACGCGAGATCCTTGGCGCCGATCATAATCGGGATCAGGAAGTTGCCGATGGTCGCCGGAACCGAGGGCACCAGGAACAAGAAGATCATCACGATACCGTGCATCGTGAAGAGCTTGTTGTAGGTGTCCGAAGCAACCAGGTCGGGCTGCGGCGTCAACAACTCCAGCCGAATCAGACCCGCAAAGAGTCCGCCGATGAAGAAGAAGAACGTGATCGAGATCAGGTACAGGATCGCGATGCGTTTGTGATCGCCTGTCAGCAGCCAGCTCAGCAGGCCGTCTTCCGCATTGATGTAGTTCTTCTTCGGAAGCGTGGCCGTTCTCTGGTCAGGCAGGTTGACGATGGTTGAACTGGTTGCGCTCATGGCTTCACCACCTCTGGGGTTGCGGGAGCCGCCTGGTTATTCGACTCCGATGTGGTCAGCGTCTGCTGAACACGGTAGTTGGTCTTGAGGGACTTCAGATACTCCACCAGATCGATTAGCCCCTCTTCGCTGATCTGCCCCTGGTAGGTGGGCATGATGGGCGCGTAGCCCGCAGTAATGTGCTGTGACGGATTCAGAATAGCGTCACGAAGATAAGCATCGTTGACGAGAACCTCGGAGCCGTTGGCCAGCCGCAGTTTCGAACCGTAGACTCCCGCCAGATTCGGGCCGCGCGCAGTAGCCTCGCCGTTATGGCAGGAGTTGCAGCCCATGGAAGCGAACAACCGCTCGCCGTTCTGCGCCAGCGACATGCCGCTGGTCGAACCCTCGGTCCACTTCTTATATTCATCAGGCGTCAGCACCGTAACTTCGCCGATCATGCCTGAGTGCTTGGTGCCGCAATACTGCGTGCAGAAGATGTGGTACGTGCCGGGCGTCGTCGCCTCAAACCATACCGTCGAATAGCGTCCTGGAATGACCTCACGCTTCACGCGGAAGTCCGGGATCGAGAAGCTGTGGAAGACGTCCTGCGAAATCATCGTCAGCTGTACCGGCTGGCCGGTAGGAACATGCAGCGCGTTGATCTCGTGCTGGCCGCCCGGATGCTCGGCCTTCCACATCCACTGCTTGCCCACCACGTAGATGTTCATCGCGTTAGCAGGAGGATTGTAGATACGGAAGTAGAGCAGCGCGCCCCAGACGAAGCAGATAAGGAAGAGCGCCAGCGGAATAATGGTCCACGTCGCTTCCAGCAGCGTCGAGCCCTCGACCTGCGTGGCGACCGGGTTGCGAGCCCTGCGGTAGCGGATGGAGAAACCGAAGACGAGCGTGCCCACCAGCACCAGGCCGACGACCGTAATCAGCAGAAGGAAGAAGTAGAGCGCGTCGGTGTATGGCGCGATCGTCGACGCCTCGCTCGGGAACAGCGCCGAGGAGTGAAGCCACTTCACCAGAAATTGCCACAGTACAGGACTGATCTGCATCGTTACCCTTTATCCATTCTCTTTCTTCGTCAAATCGTGGTCGCGTCCCAGCTTGAGGTCCTTGCGGAACATCAGGAAGATGAAACCTCCCAGCCCCGCCATGGTGACCATACCGCCCAGCTGCACTACACGGGCAATCACCAGCGAGTGCTTGTTTGCCTGCGGATCGTAGTGATAGCAGTAGGTCAGAATGTTGGCGACCGGCGACCCAATCTTGTTGTCCGAGGCCTCAACCAGCCCCAGCAAAATGTCCTTCGGCGAGTACTCCACGCCGAGATAGTACTGAGCCAGCTTGCCGTCGGTCGTCACGACCTCGATCGAGCTGGCATGCGCATACTGCGTCAACTTGCCGTCCGGTCCTGGCACGCGCACATACCCGAATCCAACCGCGTCGGTCACCTGATCGATCGACGGACGCTGGCCCGTCAGGAAGTGCCACCCGGCAGCCGTCTCCGGCTTGCCGTAACGCTTCAGGTAGAACTCCTTCTTCTTCGCAGCCGCCTCGGGCGTATCGTTCGGATCGATTGAAACGACGATGACGTCGAAATCCTTGCCCGGAGTAAGCTTCACCATCTCCAGCGCGCCCGTCAGACCGTCCAGCTCCTCCGAGCACAGCATCGGGCAGGTGAAGTACACCAATGTCAGAATCGCCGGGTGCTTGCCGAAGTAGTCGCCGAGCTTGACCGTCTTGCCGCTCTCGTCGACAAACTGAGCATCCAGCGGAAGCGGCTGATTCAGCTTCTGCGTCACGCCGACACGCTGCAGCACCTGCGGCAGCTCGTCGCCGCGGTTTTCGCCCTGCTGTTTGTCGCCGTAGCCCGCGACCTGAGCCAACACGCTGGAGGCACACAGCAGCGTGCAGCCGAGCGCCGTTGCCGCCCGTCCCACCGTCCGTGTTGTCCACCATCTGCTCATCGTTCGCTCTCGGTTCTCTGCGTTACTTCGCTGTATTCAGCTGTGCGTGCTCTGCGTTCTCAGCACGGTTGAAGTCCATCTTCTGGCGGCGCGCCTCGATGACTTCCTGCTCATAGCCCGTGCGTGCAAATCCATTGGTGAGCGGAGCCTGTACATGCGGAGCCGTCTCGCCAATCATCAAAGCTCCAGTGCTGGCAGTCTCCGTATGTACCGGAAGCCCGCGCTGCGCAATCAACTCCATCGCACGGTCGATGGGAATGCGGATTGCATCCTGTCCCGGCGTGCTCGAGTAGTAATCCAGCATCAGATCTTCGCGAGCATGCAGGTCAGCCGTCTGCTGGTTGCCGTCGTCGAGATCGACGCGCGGCTCCGGAAAGGTCTTCGTCAGCTGCTGCAAAACACGCTGCTGCTGATCGGGATTGCTGGCCAGGTTCTCGCGCTCGCGCGTCGTCTTCACACCGGCAAGCTCGTTCCACTTGGTGACCGGACCGTCGGACTTGATCAGGGCGCCGTTGATCACCTTACCCATGACAAAGCAGAAGACGAAGAAGACCACCAGGAAGCCGACCAGGCCCGAGAGGAAGACCATAACGCCACTGACATTGACGTCGGTGATCTCATAGCCCGGCGCGTCCTCGGAGTGACCAGGGGTGTAGTGATGACCGTGGTTGTTGTGTTCTTCGTTAGTGGGCATGTTCGGGCTCCAGCATCTCTTCCAGGTGCGGGTCGTTCACGTTGACCAGAGGACGCTTCATCAACTCGGTGAGGTAGTACGCTCCCCACACTGAAAGCACGGCCACCGGAACGGTGATGTACGCAAGGATTCCAATGTTGTTGGTGATGTGCAGATTTGCTGCAGCATCTTTGAAGTTCGGCTCGATCAGCCAGAACATGTCGAGGCAGCGCGCAAAGATCATCCAGCAGGTCAGCGCGATCATCTTGCTCTTGTTGCGCTTCAGGTCGCGCGACAGCAGCAGGGTAAACGGAATCAGCCAGTGGCAGATGAAGTCCAGCGAGCAGATCACCCACCAGCCGCCGTGGATACGCGCCAGATACCACGGAATCTCGTCCGGAACGTTGCCCGACCAGATGATCAGGAACTCCGCGAAGCAGAGATAGATGTTCAGCATCGTGAAGGCGAAAGCGAACTTGCCCAGATCGTGCTGCTCGGTCGTGCGTAGCAGCGTCTTGAACGGCTCATAGCGCGAAAGC is a genomic window containing:
- a CDS encoding SCO family protein; amino-acid sequence: MSRWWTTRTVGRAATALGCTLLCASSVLAQVAGYGDKQQGENRGDELPQVLQRVGVTQKLNQPLPLDAQFVDESGKTVKLGDYFGKHPAILTLVYFTCPMLCSEELDGLTGALEMVKLTPGKDFDVIVVSIDPNDTPEAAAKKKEFYLKRYGKPETAAGWHFLTGQRPSIDQVTDAVGFGYVRVPGPDGKLTQYAHASSIEVVTTDGKLAQYYLGVEYSPKDILLGLVEASDNKIGSPVANILTYCYHYDPQANKHSLVIARVVQLGGMVTMAGLGGFIFLMFRKDLKLGRDHDLTKKENG
- the coxB gene encoding cytochrome c oxidase subunit II — protein: MQISPVLWQFLVKWLHSSALFPSEASTIAPYTDALYFFLLLITVVGLVLVGTLVFGFSIRYRRARNPVATQVEGSTLLEATWTIIPLALFLICFVWGALLYFRIYNPPANAMNIYVVGKQWMWKAEHPGGQHEINALHVPTGQPVQLTMISQDVFHSFSIPDFRVKREVIPGRYSTVWFEATTPGTYHIFCTQYCGTKHSGMIGEVTVLTPDEYKKWTEGSTSGMSLAQNGERLFASMGCNSCHNGEATARGPNLAGVYGSKLRLANGSEVLVNDAYLRDAILNPSQHITAGYAPIMPTYQGQISEEGLIDLVEYLKSLKTNYRVQQTLTTSESNNQAAPATPEVVKP
- a CDS encoding cytochrome c oxidase subunit I — encoded protein: MSATSSTIVNLPDQRTATLPKKNYINAEDGLLSWLLTGDHKRIAILYLISITFFFFIGGLFAGLIRLELLTPQPDLVASDTYNKLFTMHGIVMIFLFLVPSVPATIGNFLIPIMIGAKDLAFPKINLLSWYLYMAGAAFTMAALVLGGVDTGWTFTTPLSTHYLNTHVVTAGLGVFIIGFSSIFTGLNFIVTIHRMRAPGMTWFRLPLFVWSNYAASILMVLGTPVLAITLVLVVLERTIHIGVFDPTLGGDPLLFQHLFWFYSHPAVYIMILPGMGVISEIMSTFSRKRVFGYSAVAFSSVAIALFGFFVWAHHMFIMGVSNYSALVFSLLTMLVAVPSAIKVFNWSFTMQKGSITFETPMLYALAFIGLFTIGGLTGVFLGSLGMDIHLTETYFIVAHFHYVMVGGMLMAFLGGVHFWWPKMTGRMYPESLSKLSAVTSFIGFNLTFMPQFILGYLGMPRRYHSYPAEYQVLNVLSTAGATVLGIGFLLPLIYLAWSLKYGEIAGNNPWQATGLEWQIQSPPLTENFTETPVIDYEAYDYEWLAHKTAQEVTTVG